In a single window of the Drosophila subpulchrella strain 33 F10 #4 breed RU33 chromosome X, RU_Dsub_v1.1 Primary Assembly, whole genome shotgun sequence genome:
- the LOC119555887 gene encoding partitioning defective 3 homolog isoform X1 gives MFDVPPKCPALANKLGGLFGWRHTYKVAAKHEGIPHGQLHKSYSLTLPKRPPSPSAYSCVKPDSWVTVTHLQTQSGILDPDDCVRDVADDREQILAHFEDPGPDPGVPQGGGDGASGSSSVGTGSPDIFRDPTNTEAPTCPRDLSTPHIEVTSTTSGPMAGLGVGLMVRRSSDPNLLASLKAEGSNKRWSAAAPHYAGGDSPERLLLDKAGGQLSPQWEEDDDPSQQLKEQLLHQQQPHATNGAGGSSGNHQPFARSGRLSMQFLGDGNGYKWMEAAEKLQNQPPAQQSYQQGGHHSGHSQSGAYSSKSLPRESKRKEPLGQAYESIREKDGEMLLIINEYGSPLGLTALPDKEHGGGLLVQHVEPGSRAERGRLRRDDRILEINGIKLIGLTESQVQEQLRRALESSELRVRVLRGDRNRRQQRDSKVAEMVEVATVSPTRKPHAAPVGTSLQVANTRKLGRKIEILLKKGPNGLGFSVTTRDNPAGGHCPIYIKNILPRGAAIEDGRLKPGDRLLEVDGTPMTGKTQTDVVSILRGMPAGATVRIVVSRQQELAEQADQPAEKSAGVAVAAPAAPPVAPPVVAATAPPIPVQKSSSARSLFTHQQQSQLNESQHFIDAGSESAASNDSLPPSSNSWHSREELTLHIPVHDTEKAGLGVSVKGKTCSNLNASGSSASSSSNGLMKHDGDLGIFVKNVIHGGAASRDGRLRMNDQLLSVNGVSLRGQNNAEAMETLRRAMVNTPGKHPGTITLLVGRKILRSASSSDILDHSSSHSHSHSNSSGGSNSNGSGNNNNSSSNASDNSGATVIYLSPEKREQRCNGGGSGGSAGNEMNRWSNPVLDRLTGGICSSNSAQSSSQQPFHQQQPHPSHQQQQQQRRLPAAPICSSAALRNESYHMATNDNWSPAQLHLLTGHGNTALLIEDDAEPMSPTLPARPHDGQHCNASSANPSQSLAAGNQGPSINSVVVPGTPSTSSNFDATYSSQLSLETNSGVEHFSRDALGRRSISEKHHAALDARETGTYQRNKKLREERERERRIQLTKSAVYGGSIESLTARIASANAQFSGYKHAKTASSIEQRETQQQLAAAEAEARDQLGDLGPSLGMKKSSSLESLQTMVQELQMSDEPRGHQALRAPRGRGREDSLRAAVVSEPDANKPRKTWLLEDGDHEGGFASQRNGPFQSSLNDGKHGSKSSRAKKPSILRGIGHMFRFGKNRKDGVVPVDNYAVTISPPTSVVSTATSPQVQQQQQQQLQQHQQQQQIPAAALAALERNGKPPAYQPPPPLPAPNGVGSNGIHQNDIFNHRYPHYANYEDLHQQHQQHQISGDDSATSISETLSESTLECMRQQVIRQRIKVEAESRRHQHYHSQRSARSQDVSMHSTSSGSQPGSLAQPQAQSNGGVRPMSSYYEYETVQQQRVGSIKHSQSSSAASSSSSPINVPHWKAAAMNGYSPASLNSSARSRGPFVTQVTIREQSVGGIPAHLLQQHQQQQLQQQQQQPTYQTVQKMSGQSQYGTAAGSQPHASKV, from the exons ATGTTCGACGTACCGCCAAAATGTCCGGCGCTGGCCAACAAGTTGGGCGGTCTTTTTGGGTGGCGACACACCTACAAGGTGGCCGCCAAGCACGAGGGGATTCCCCACGGGCAGCTCCACAAGTCCTACTCCCTCACGCTGCCCAAGCGACCGCCCTCGCCCTCGGCCTACTCGTGTGTGAAG CCCGATTCCTGGGTGACCGTGACGCATCTGCAGACACAGTCGGGCATCCTCGATCCGGATGACTGTGTGCGCGATGTGGCCGACGACCGGGAGCAGATATTGGCCCATTTCGAGGACCCAGGACCGGATCCGGGAGTTCCGCAGGGTGGCGGCGATGGGGCGTCGGGTAGTTCGTCTGTGGGCACCGGTTCGCCGGACATCTTCCGTGATCCCACCAACACGGAGGCGCCCACTTGTCCGAGGGATCTGTCCACGCCGCACATCGAGGTAACCAGCACCACATCGGGTCCGATGGCTGGACTGGGAGTTGGACTGATGGTGCGCCGCAGCAGTGATCCCAATCTGCTGGCCTCCCTGAAGGCCGAGGGCAGTAACAAACGCTGGTCGGCGGCGGCTCCCCATTACGCTGGCGGGGATTCCCCGGAGCGCCTGCTGCTGGACAAAGCCGGTGGCCAGCTATCGCCACAGTGGGAGGAGGATGACGATCCCAGTCAGCAGCTGAAGGAACAGCTGCTCCACCAACAGCAGCCACATGCGACAAATGGCGCTGGAGGCTCCTCCGGCAACCATCAGCCATTCGCCCGCTCCGGTCGCTTGTCCATGCAATTTCTGGGCGATGGCAACGGCTACAAGTGGATGGAGGCGGCCGAAAAGCTGCAGAATCAGCCGCCAGCCCAGCAGTCATATCAGCAGGGTGGCCATCATTCCGGCCACAGCCAAAGTGGTGCCTACTCCAGCAAGTCCTTGCCCAGGGAGAGCAAGCGAAAGGAGCCACTGGGACAGGCGTACGAGTCCATCCGGGAGAAGGATGGCGAAATGCTGCTGATCATCAACGAGTACGGCAGTCCGCTGGGACTCACTGCTCTGCCGGACAAGGAGCACGGCGGTGGCCTGCTGGTGCAACACGTGGAGCCGGGCAGTCGTGCCGAAAGGGGACGACTGCGTCGCGACGATCGCATCCTGGAGATCAATGGCATTAAGCTGATAGGACTCACCGAGTCGCAGGTCCAGGAGCAACTGAGGCGGGCCTTGGAGAGCTCGGAACTGAGGGTTCGAGTACTGCGCGGTGATCGCAATCGCCGCCAGCAGCGGGACTCCAAGGTGGCCGAGATGGTGGAGGTGGCCACGGTGTCACCCACCCGCAAGCCACACGCTGCTCCCGTCGGCACCTCCCTGCAGGTGGCCAATACCCGTAAGCTGGGCAGAAAAATCGAAATTCTGCTCAAGAAGGGACCCAATGGCTTGGGCTTCTCGGTCACAACACGCGATAATCCCGCCGGTGGACATTGCCCCATCTATATTAAGAATATCCTGCCACGCGGAGCTGCCATCGAGGATGGTCGTCTGAAGCCCGGGGATCGTTTGCTGGAAGTTGATGGCACTCCCATGACTGGGAAAACGCAAACAGATGTGGTGTCCATTTTGAGGGGTATGCCAGCGGGAGCCACCGTAAGGATAGTGGTCTCCCGTCAGCAGGAGTTGGCGGAGCAGGCTGATCAGCCGGCGGAGAAGAGTGCCGGCGTGGCGGTGGCTGCACCAGCAGCTCCACCAGTGGCTCCACCTGTAGTCGCTGCTACAGCGCCTCCCATTCCGGTCCAAAAATCCAGCAGTGCCCGATCTCTGTTCACACATCAGCAGCAGTCGCAGCTCAACGAATCTCAGCACTTTATCGATGCGGGCAGCGAGTCGGCGGCTTCGAAT GACAGCCTGCcacccagcagcaacagctggCATTCCCGCGAGGAGCTGACCCTCCATATTCCCGTTCACGACACCGAAAAGGCCGGTCTGGGGGTCAGTGTGAAGGGCAAGACGTGCTCTAATTTGAACGCTTCCGGATCGAGTgcctccagcagcagcaatggACTGATGAAGCACGACGGCGATTTGGGCATATTCGTAAAGAATGTGATCCATGGCGGAGCGGCTTCACGCGATGGTCGCCTGCGGATGAACGATCAGTTGCTTAGCGTTAATGGAGTCTCGCTGCGTGGCCAAAACAATGCCGAGGCCATGGAGACACTGCGTCGTGCGATGGTCAACACGCCCGGCAAACACCCCGGCACCATAACACTGCTGGTGGGCCGCAAGATCCTGCGATCGGCCAGCTCCAGTGACATTCTGGACCACAGCAGCAGTCACAGTCACAGCCATAGCAATAGCAGCGGCGGCAGCAATTCGAATGGAAGcggcaataacaacaacagcagctcGAATGCCAGCGATAATTCCGGAGCCACGGTCATCTACTTGAGTCCGGAGAAGCGGGAGCAGCGCTGCAATGGCGGCGGAAGTGGTGGAAGTGCCGGCAATGAGATGAACAG ATGGAGCAACCCCGTTTTGGATCGCTTAACCGGTGGCATTTGCTCATCGAACTCAGCGCAGTCATCCTCACAGCAGCCATTccaccagcagcagccacaTCCCTcccaccagcagcaacaacagcagcgccGCCTGCCTGCAGCGCCCATTTGCAGCAGTGCAGCTCTGCGGAACGAGAGCTACCACATGGCCACCAACGACAACTGGTCGCCGGCACAGCTGCACCTGCTCACTGGCCATGGCAACACGGCGCTGCTTATCGAGGACGACGCCGAGCCCATGTCACC AACCCTGCCGGCGCGTCCGCACGATGGGCAGCACTGCAACGCGAGCAGTGCCAATCCATCGCAGAGCTTGGCCGCCGGCAATCAGGGGCCATCCATCAATTCCGTGGTGGTGCCGGGCACACCGTCAACGTCCAGTAACTTTGATGCCACCTATTCGTCGCAATTGAGCTTGGAGACCAACTCGGGAGTGGAGCATTTCTCGCGCGACGCCCTGGGACGTCGCAGCATCTCGGAGAAGCACCATGCGGCGCTGGATGCCCGCGAGACTGGAACCTATCAACGAAACAAGAAACTGCGCGaggagcgggagcgcgagcgACGCATCCAGCTGACCAAGTCGGCTGTGTACGGTGGCTCCATTGAATCCCTCACGGCTCGCATAGCCAGTGCTAATGCCCAGTTTTCGGGATATAAACATGCCAAGACTGCATCCAGCATTGAGCAAAGGGAGACGCAGCAGCAACTGGCAGCTGCCGAGGCGGAGGCCAGGGATCAGCTGGGCGATCTGGGTCCATCGCTGGGTATGAAGAAGTCCTCGTCGCTGGAATCGCTACAGACGATGGTGCAGGAGCTGCAGATGTCAGATGAGCCGCGTGGCCATCAGGCGCTGCGGGCGCCGCGTGGACGTGGCAGGGAGGACAGTCTGCGGGCGGCGGTGGTCAGCGAACCAGATGCCAACA AGCCCCGCAAGACCTGGCTTTTGGAGGATGGTGACCATGAGGGCGGCTTTGCGTCGCAGCGCAATGGACCCTTCCAGAGCTCCCTGAACGATGGCAAACATGGCAGCAAGTCGTCGCGGGCCAAGAAGCCGAGCATCCTGCGCGGCATTGGGCACATGTTCCGCTTTGGCAAGAATCGCAAGGATGGCGTGGTGCCGGTGGATAACTATGCGGTGACCATTTCGCCGCCCACTTCAGTGGTCTCTACAGCCACATCGCCACaggtgcagcagcagcaacagcagcagttgcagcaacaccagcagcagcaacagataCCCGCCGCTGCGTTGGCAGCTCTGGAGAGGAACGGCAAGCCGCCGGCGTACCAGCCGCCGCCACCGCTGCCCGCTCCCAATGGTGTTGGTAGCAATGGCATCCACCAGAACGACATCTTCAACCATCGATATCCGCATTATGCCAACTATGAGGATCTGcaccagcagcatcagcagcaccAGATTAG TGGAGACGATTCCGCCACATCCATTTCGGAAACGCTTTCGGAGTCAACGCTCGAGTGCATGCGACAGCAGGTCATCCGGCAGCGCATCAAGGTCGAGGCGGAAAG TCGCCGCCATCAGCATTACCATTCGCAGCGCAGTGCCCGCTCCCAGGACGTGAGCATGCACTCGACGAGCTCCGGCTCCCAGCCGGGATCCCTGGCGCAGCCGCAGGCGCAGTCCAACGGAGGAGTGCGACCCATGAGCAGCTATTACGAGTACGAGACGGTGCAGCAGCAGAGGGTGGGCAGCATCAAGCACAGCCAAAGCAGCAGCGCCGCCTCGTCCTCCTCGTCGCCCATCAATGTGCCGCACTGGAAGGCGGCGGCCATGAATGGCTACTCGCCAGCCAGCCTGAACAGCAGTGCCCGCAGTCGGGGACCCTTCGTGACCCAGGTGACCATAAGGGAGCAGAGCGTTGGCGGCATACCCGCCCACCTGctgcagcaacatcagcagcagcagctccagcagcagcaacagcagcccACCTACCAGACCGTCCAGAAGATGTCCGGACAATCGCAATATGGCACTGCCGCCGGCTCCCAGCCGCACGCCTCCAAGGTGTGA
- the LOC119555887 gene encoding partitioning defective 3 homolog isoform X2: MKVTVCFGDVRILVPCGSGELLVSDLVKEATRRYIKAAGKPDSWVTVTHLQTQSGILDPDDCVRDVADDREQILAHFEDPGPDPGVPQGGGDGASGSSSVGTGSPDIFRDPTNTEAPTCPRDLSTPHIEVTSTTSGPMAGLGVGLMVRRSSDPNLLASLKAEGSNKRWSAAAPHYAGGDSPERLLLDKAGGQLSPQWEEDDDPSQQLKEQLLHQQQPHATNGAGGSSGNHQPFARSGRLSMQFLGDGNGYKWMEAAEKLQNQPPAQQSYQQGGHHSGHSQSGAYSSKSLPRESKRKEPLGQAYESIREKDGEMLLIINEYGSPLGLTALPDKEHGGGLLVQHVEPGSRAERGRLRRDDRILEINGIKLIGLTESQVQEQLRRALESSELRVRVLRGDRNRRQQRDSKVAEMVEVATVSPTRKPHAAPVGTSLQVANTRKLGRKIEILLKKGPNGLGFSVTTRDNPAGGHCPIYIKNILPRGAAIEDGRLKPGDRLLEVDGTPMTGKTQTDVVSILRGMPAGATVRIVVSRQQELAEQADQPAEKSAGVAVAAPAAPPVAPPVVAATAPPIPVQKSSSARSLFTHQQQSQLNESQHFIDAGSESAASNDSLPPSSNSWHSREELTLHIPVHDTEKAGLGVSVKGKTCSNLNASGSSASSSSNGLMKHDGDLGIFVKNVIHGGAASRDGRLRMNDQLLSVNGVSLRGQNNAEAMETLRRAMVNTPGKHPGTITLLVGRKILRSASSSDILDHSSSHSHSHSNSSGGSNSNGSGNNNNSSSNASDNSGATVIYLSPEKREQRCNGGGSGGSAGNEMNRWSNPVLDRLTGGICSSNSAQSSSQQPFHQQQPHPSHQQQQQQRRLPAAPICSSAALRNESYHMATNDNWSPAQLHLLTGHGNTALLIEDDAEPMSPTLPARPHDGQHCNASSANPSQSLAAGNQGPSINSVVVPGTPSTSSNFDATYSSQLSLETNSGVEHFSRDALGRRSISEKHHAALDARETGTYQRNKKLREERERERRIQLTKSAVYGGSIESLTARIASANAQFSGYKHAKTASSIEQRETQQQLAAAEAEARDQLGDLGPSLGMKKSSSLESLQTMVQELQMSDEPRGHQALRAPRGRGREDSLRAAVVSEPDANKPRKTWLLEDGDHEGGFASQRNGPFQSSLNDGKHGSKSSRAKKPSILRGIGHMFRFGKNRKDGVVPVDNYAVTISPPTSVVSTATSPQVQQQQQQQLQQHQQQQQIPAAALAALERNGKPPAYQPPPPLPAPNGVGSNGIHQNDIFNHRYPHYANYEDLHQQHQQHQISGDDSATSISETLSESTLECMRQQVIRQRIKVEAESRRHQHYHSQRSARSQDVSMHSTSSGSQPGSLAQPQAQSNGGVRPMSSYYEYETVQQQRVGSIKHSQSSSAASSSSSPINVPHWKAAAMNGYSPASLNSSARSRGPFVTQVTIREQSVGGIPAHLLQQHQQQQLQQQQQQPTYQTVQKMSGQSQYGTAAGSQPHASKV, translated from the exons CCCGATTCCTGGGTGACCGTGACGCATCTGCAGACACAGTCGGGCATCCTCGATCCGGATGACTGTGTGCGCGATGTGGCCGACGACCGGGAGCAGATATTGGCCCATTTCGAGGACCCAGGACCGGATCCGGGAGTTCCGCAGGGTGGCGGCGATGGGGCGTCGGGTAGTTCGTCTGTGGGCACCGGTTCGCCGGACATCTTCCGTGATCCCACCAACACGGAGGCGCCCACTTGTCCGAGGGATCTGTCCACGCCGCACATCGAGGTAACCAGCACCACATCGGGTCCGATGGCTGGACTGGGAGTTGGACTGATGGTGCGCCGCAGCAGTGATCCCAATCTGCTGGCCTCCCTGAAGGCCGAGGGCAGTAACAAACGCTGGTCGGCGGCGGCTCCCCATTACGCTGGCGGGGATTCCCCGGAGCGCCTGCTGCTGGACAAAGCCGGTGGCCAGCTATCGCCACAGTGGGAGGAGGATGACGATCCCAGTCAGCAGCTGAAGGAACAGCTGCTCCACCAACAGCAGCCACATGCGACAAATGGCGCTGGAGGCTCCTCCGGCAACCATCAGCCATTCGCCCGCTCCGGTCGCTTGTCCATGCAATTTCTGGGCGATGGCAACGGCTACAAGTGGATGGAGGCGGCCGAAAAGCTGCAGAATCAGCCGCCAGCCCAGCAGTCATATCAGCAGGGTGGCCATCATTCCGGCCACAGCCAAAGTGGTGCCTACTCCAGCAAGTCCTTGCCCAGGGAGAGCAAGCGAAAGGAGCCACTGGGACAGGCGTACGAGTCCATCCGGGAGAAGGATGGCGAAATGCTGCTGATCATCAACGAGTACGGCAGTCCGCTGGGACTCACTGCTCTGCCGGACAAGGAGCACGGCGGTGGCCTGCTGGTGCAACACGTGGAGCCGGGCAGTCGTGCCGAAAGGGGACGACTGCGTCGCGACGATCGCATCCTGGAGATCAATGGCATTAAGCTGATAGGACTCACCGAGTCGCAGGTCCAGGAGCAACTGAGGCGGGCCTTGGAGAGCTCGGAACTGAGGGTTCGAGTACTGCGCGGTGATCGCAATCGCCGCCAGCAGCGGGACTCCAAGGTGGCCGAGATGGTGGAGGTGGCCACGGTGTCACCCACCCGCAAGCCACACGCTGCTCCCGTCGGCACCTCCCTGCAGGTGGCCAATACCCGTAAGCTGGGCAGAAAAATCGAAATTCTGCTCAAGAAGGGACCCAATGGCTTGGGCTTCTCGGTCACAACACGCGATAATCCCGCCGGTGGACATTGCCCCATCTATATTAAGAATATCCTGCCACGCGGAGCTGCCATCGAGGATGGTCGTCTGAAGCCCGGGGATCGTTTGCTGGAAGTTGATGGCACTCCCATGACTGGGAAAACGCAAACAGATGTGGTGTCCATTTTGAGGGGTATGCCAGCGGGAGCCACCGTAAGGATAGTGGTCTCCCGTCAGCAGGAGTTGGCGGAGCAGGCTGATCAGCCGGCGGAGAAGAGTGCCGGCGTGGCGGTGGCTGCACCAGCAGCTCCACCAGTGGCTCCACCTGTAGTCGCTGCTACAGCGCCTCCCATTCCGGTCCAAAAATCCAGCAGTGCCCGATCTCTGTTCACACATCAGCAGCAGTCGCAGCTCAACGAATCTCAGCACTTTATCGATGCGGGCAGCGAGTCGGCGGCTTCGAAT GACAGCCTGCcacccagcagcaacagctggCATTCCCGCGAGGAGCTGACCCTCCATATTCCCGTTCACGACACCGAAAAGGCCGGTCTGGGGGTCAGTGTGAAGGGCAAGACGTGCTCTAATTTGAACGCTTCCGGATCGAGTgcctccagcagcagcaatggACTGATGAAGCACGACGGCGATTTGGGCATATTCGTAAAGAATGTGATCCATGGCGGAGCGGCTTCACGCGATGGTCGCCTGCGGATGAACGATCAGTTGCTTAGCGTTAATGGAGTCTCGCTGCGTGGCCAAAACAATGCCGAGGCCATGGAGACACTGCGTCGTGCGATGGTCAACACGCCCGGCAAACACCCCGGCACCATAACACTGCTGGTGGGCCGCAAGATCCTGCGATCGGCCAGCTCCAGTGACATTCTGGACCACAGCAGCAGTCACAGTCACAGCCATAGCAATAGCAGCGGCGGCAGCAATTCGAATGGAAGcggcaataacaacaacagcagctcGAATGCCAGCGATAATTCCGGAGCCACGGTCATCTACTTGAGTCCGGAGAAGCGGGAGCAGCGCTGCAATGGCGGCGGAAGTGGTGGAAGTGCCGGCAATGAGATGAACAG ATGGAGCAACCCCGTTTTGGATCGCTTAACCGGTGGCATTTGCTCATCGAACTCAGCGCAGTCATCCTCACAGCAGCCATTccaccagcagcagccacaTCCCTcccaccagcagcaacaacagcagcgccGCCTGCCTGCAGCGCCCATTTGCAGCAGTGCAGCTCTGCGGAACGAGAGCTACCACATGGCCACCAACGACAACTGGTCGCCGGCACAGCTGCACCTGCTCACTGGCCATGGCAACACGGCGCTGCTTATCGAGGACGACGCCGAGCCCATGTCACC AACCCTGCCGGCGCGTCCGCACGATGGGCAGCACTGCAACGCGAGCAGTGCCAATCCATCGCAGAGCTTGGCCGCCGGCAATCAGGGGCCATCCATCAATTCCGTGGTGGTGCCGGGCACACCGTCAACGTCCAGTAACTTTGATGCCACCTATTCGTCGCAATTGAGCTTGGAGACCAACTCGGGAGTGGAGCATTTCTCGCGCGACGCCCTGGGACGTCGCAGCATCTCGGAGAAGCACCATGCGGCGCTGGATGCCCGCGAGACTGGAACCTATCAACGAAACAAGAAACTGCGCGaggagcgggagcgcgagcgACGCATCCAGCTGACCAAGTCGGCTGTGTACGGTGGCTCCATTGAATCCCTCACGGCTCGCATAGCCAGTGCTAATGCCCAGTTTTCGGGATATAAACATGCCAAGACTGCATCCAGCATTGAGCAAAGGGAGACGCAGCAGCAACTGGCAGCTGCCGAGGCGGAGGCCAGGGATCAGCTGGGCGATCTGGGTCCATCGCTGGGTATGAAGAAGTCCTCGTCGCTGGAATCGCTACAGACGATGGTGCAGGAGCTGCAGATGTCAGATGAGCCGCGTGGCCATCAGGCGCTGCGGGCGCCGCGTGGACGTGGCAGGGAGGACAGTCTGCGGGCGGCGGTGGTCAGCGAACCAGATGCCAACA AGCCCCGCAAGACCTGGCTTTTGGAGGATGGTGACCATGAGGGCGGCTTTGCGTCGCAGCGCAATGGACCCTTCCAGAGCTCCCTGAACGATGGCAAACATGGCAGCAAGTCGTCGCGGGCCAAGAAGCCGAGCATCCTGCGCGGCATTGGGCACATGTTCCGCTTTGGCAAGAATCGCAAGGATGGCGTGGTGCCGGTGGATAACTATGCGGTGACCATTTCGCCGCCCACTTCAGTGGTCTCTACAGCCACATCGCCACaggtgcagcagcagcaacagcagcagttgcagcaacaccagcagcagcaacagataCCCGCCGCTGCGTTGGCAGCTCTGGAGAGGAACGGCAAGCCGCCGGCGTACCAGCCGCCGCCACCGCTGCCCGCTCCCAATGGTGTTGGTAGCAATGGCATCCACCAGAACGACATCTTCAACCATCGATATCCGCATTATGCCAACTATGAGGATCTGcaccagcagcatcagcagcaccAGATTAG TGGAGACGATTCCGCCACATCCATTTCGGAAACGCTTTCGGAGTCAACGCTCGAGTGCATGCGACAGCAGGTCATCCGGCAGCGCATCAAGGTCGAGGCGGAAAG TCGCCGCCATCAGCATTACCATTCGCAGCGCAGTGCCCGCTCCCAGGACGTGAGCATGCACTCGACGAGCTCCGGCTCCCAGCCGGGATCCCTGGCGCAGCCGCAGGCGCAGTCCAACGGAGGAGTGCGACCCATGAGCAGCTATTACGAGTACGAGACGGTGCAGCAGCAGAGGGTGGGCAGCATCAAGCACAGCCAAAGCAGCAGCGCCGCCTCGTCCTCCTCGTCGCCCATCAATGTGCCGCACTGGAAGGCGGCGGCCATGAATGGCTACTCGCCAGCCAGCCTGAACAGCAGTGCCCGCAGTCGGGGACCCTTCGTGACCCAGGTGACCATAAGGGAGCAGAGCGTTGGCGGCATACCCGCCCACCTGctgcagcaacatcagcagcagcagctccagcagcagcaacagcagcccACCTACCAGACCGTCCAGAAGATGTCCGGACAATCGCAATATGGCACTGCCGCCGGCTCCCAGCCGCACGCCTCCAAGGTGTGA